The Pseudanabaena galeata CCNP1313 genome includes a region encoding these proteins:
- a CDS encoding nuclear transport factor 2 family protein, with translation METKPPLPPFTLETAKAKIQAAENAWNTREPDRVALAYTEDSEWRNRNEFVNGRDEIREFLKRKWARELDYRLRKELWCFMNNRIAVRFEYEYHDEAGNWYRAYGNENWEFAENGLMMRRFASINDLAIQESDRKFRWER, from the coding sequence ATGGAAACTAAACCACCTCTTCCTCCATTTACCCTAGAAACCGCCAAAGCCAAAATCCAAGCTGCGGAAAATGCTTGGAATACTCGTGAGCCAGATCGCGTTGCCCTTGCCTATACCGAAGATTCTGAATGGCGCAATCGTAATGAATTTGTAAATGGGCGCGATGAGATTAGAGAATTTCTCAAACGCAAATGGGCAAGAGAACTAGATTACCGATTGAGAAAAGAACTTTGGTGTTTTATGAATAATCGCATTGCGGTGCGATTTGAGTATGAATATCATGACGAAGCAGGTAATTGGTATCGTGCCTACGGTAATGAAAATTGGGAATTTGCAGAAAATGGATTGATGATGCGCCGCTTTGCTAGCATTAACGACTTAGCGATCCAAGAAAGCGATCGCAAGTTTCGCTGGGAACGTTAA
- a CDS encoding Txe/YoeB family addiction module toxin, producing MKNLEFDTDAFEDLAWWIENDRKKALKIVKLIREVQRNPFEGTGQPEALKHDLSGCWSRRIDQEHHLIYEVLDDKIRILACRFHY from the coding sequence GTGAAAAACTTGGAATTTGATACAGATGCTTTTGAAGACTTAGCTTGGTGGATTGAAAATGATCGTAAAAAAGCTTTAAAAATCGTTAAACTGATCCGTGAAGTCCAACGGAATCCATTTGAAGGCACAGGACAACCTGAAGCGTTAAAACACGATCTATCTGGTTGCTGGTCACGCCGTATCGATCAAGAACATCATCTAATTTATGAAGTCCTAGACGATAAAATCAGAATTCTTGCCTGTCGCTTTCACTACTAA
- a CDS encoding BrnT family toxin, translated as MDVYFVLNGIKFVWNEEKARINPINHDGVTFQQATEAFFDPFLVVVDASRNDEERDAVIGLDKRWNLLYVVYVEREKDLIRIISARKATRKEYEYYEN; from the coding sequence ATGGATGTTTATTTTGTGCTGAACGGGATTAAATTTGTTTGGAATGAGGAGAAGGCTCGAATTAATCCTATTAATCATGATGGTGTGACATTCCAGCAAGCTACTGAAGCATTTTTTGATCCATTTTTAGTAGTAGTTGATGCAAGTCGTAATGATGAGGAACGAGATGCTGTGATTGGTTTAGATAAACGATGGAATCTTCTTTACGTTGTTTATGTTGAAAGGGAGAAAGATTTGATTCGGATTATTTCTGCAAGAAAGGCAACACGCAAGGAGTATGAATATTATGAAAACTGA
- the serA gene encoding phosphoglycerate dehydrogenase: protein MPKVLVSDPIDQVGIDILSQVATVDVKTTLSPEELLQVLPEYDAIMIRSGTKLTKEAVEAGKNLKIIGRAGVGVDNVDVPTATRMGIVVVNSPEGNTIAAAEHTLAMMMSLSRFIPAANASLKGGKWDRKSFTGVEVYKKTLGILGLGKIGSHVATVAKSLGMRILAYDPFLTAERAEKLGVHLVELEILLREADYITLHLPKTKETAHLINADRIAIMKDGVRIINCARGGIIDEVAIAEAIKSGKVGGIALDVFENEPLEADSGLRELGANVILTPHLGASTEEAQTNVAVDVAEQIRDVLLGLPARSAVNIPGLRPDVWQKLKPYLQLAEMLGNLVGQLAGGRVDTLNVKLQGEIANSESQPIVVAALKGLLSPALRERVNFVNASIEAKERGIHVTETRDPSVEDYSGSIHLTAHGSQGEQSVTGALLGKSEIRITSINEFPINVAPTHYMLLTLHRDMPGIIGRIGSLLGNFNVNIASMQVGRRMVRGEAVMVLNIDDPLPSGLLDEIVHIQGVTDAFVVKL from the coding sequence ATGCCCAAAGTTCTCGTTTCTGACCCCATCGATCAAGTTGGTATCGATATCCTTTCTCAGGTCGCCACCGTTGACGTAAAAACCACCCTTAGTCCCGAAGAACTGCTCCAAGTTCTCCCTGAATACGACGCGATCATGATTCGCTCTGGTACAAAGCTCACCAAAGAAGCTGTTGAAGCTGGTAAAAACCTCAAAATCATCGGTCGTGCTGGTGTTGGGGTCGATAATGTAGATGTGCCAACCGCTACCCGCATGGGCATCGTGGTTGTCAATTCTCCTGAAGGCAATACGATCGCGGCGGCTGAGCATACTCTGGCGATGATGATGTCGCTATCGCGTTTTATACCTGCCGCTAACGCATCCCTCAAAGGTGGTAAGTGGGATCGCAAGAGTTTTACTGGCGTTGAAGTATACAAGAAAACCCTCGGTATTCTTGGTTTAGGCAAAATTGGCTCTCACGTTGCTACTGTTGCCAAGTCTCTGGGAATGCGGATTCTCGCCTATGACCCATTCTTGACCGCAGAGCGTGCTGAGAAATTAGGTGTCCATCTGGTTGAGCTAGAAATTTTGCTGCGTGAAGCTGATTACATCACGTTGCATTTACCCAAAACTAAAGAAACTGCACATTTGATTAATGCCGATCGCATTGCAATCATGAAAGATGGCGTGAGAATCATCAACTGCGCTAGAGGCGGGATTATTGATGAAGTAGCGATCGCTGAAGCGATCAAGAGTGGTAAAGTCGGCGGCATCGCCCTTGATGTATTTGAAAATGAGCCTCTCGAAGCTGATTCTGGTTTACGCGAACTCGGCGCAAACGTAATCTTGACACCTCACCTTGGCGCATCCACCGAAGAAGCTCAAACCAATGTAGCCGTCGATGTTGCCGAACAAATCCGTGATGTCTTGCTCGGATTACCTGCGCGATCGGCGGTGAATATCCCTGGATTGCGTCCCGATGTATGGCAAAAACTCAAGCCTTACCTGCAACTTGCCGAAATGCTGGGCAATCTGGTTGGTCAACTGGCTGGTGGTCGTGTCGATACTCTGAATGTCAAGCTCCAAGGTGAAATCGCTAACAGCGAAAGTCAACCAATTGTCGTGGCTGCGCTCAAAGGTTTGCTCTCTCCTGCTCTGCGCGAACGAGTTAACTTTGTCAATGCCAGCATCGAGGCTAAAGAACGTGGTATTCACGTTACCGAAACTCGCGATCCTTCTGTAGAGGATTACAGTGGCTCGATTCACTTGACGGCTCATGGTAGCCAAGGCGAACAGTCAGTAACTGGTGCATTGCTCGGCAAGTCTGAAATTCGGATTACCAGCATCAATGAGTTTCCGATCAACGTTGCACCAACTCACTATATGTTGTTGACTCTGCATCGTGATATGCCAGGGATTATCGGTAGAATTGGCTCGTTGCTTGGTAACTTCAATGTGAACATTGCCAGTATGCAAGTTGGTCGTCGCATGGTGCGCGGTGAAGCAGTCATGGTTTTGAATATTGACGATCCTTTGCCTAGCGGTTTGCTTGATGAAATCGTGCATATTCAAGGTGTCACCGATGCCTTTGTGGTGAAGCTATAG
- a CDS encoding DUF433 domain-containing protein, with amino-acid sequence MNYRNYITIEPNKRGGKPCVRGLRITVYEVLEYLASDMTEAEILEDFPDLTREDFKACIAYAAAG; translated from the coding sequence ATGAACTACCGAAATTACATCACGATTGAGCCAAATAAGCGAGGTGGTAAGCCTTGTGTGCGTGGTTTGCGAATTACGGTTTATGAAGTTCTTGAATATCTAGCTTCTGATATGACCGAAGCAGAGATACTTGAGGATTTTCCTGATCTAACGCGAGAAGATTTTAAAGCCTGTATTGCATACGCGGCAGCAGGATAG
- a CDS encoding type II toxin-antitoxin system RelE family toxin, translating into MNVNYLPSFLKELKALRSTPYFKPINTLVFEEIPKLSGLADIKNVKKLQGYENAYRIKVGDYRIGVIFEGETVTFCRVLHRKEIYRYFP; encoded by the coding sequence ATGAATGTCAATTATCTTCCTAGCTTTCTTAAAGAACTTAAAGCGCTCAGAAGTACACCTTACTTCAAACCCATAAACACTCTTGTATTTGAGGAGATTCCCAAACTTTCTGGGTTGGCAGATATCAAAAATGTCAAAAAGCTACAGGGGTATGAAAATGCGTATCGAATCAAAGTAGGAGATTATCGAATTGGTGTGATCTTTGAAGGCGAAACCGTTACATTTTGTAGAGTTCTGCATCGCAAAGAAATTTATCGCTATTTCCCATAA
- a CDS encoding Tic20 family protein: MARRSSVDALDRLYSSLPYLLPIASVVLFGRVSLFTQIPILETIFFPILKIEEILSTSIIDFISIRLVVWFSVFIFVVRNYKIKHFIRFNSIQALLLDIIVILITVIVKLLGQISFLYFILEIILNVTFLGIVAAFLYSVFQCAMGKYAEIPVISNAAYQQTP, encoded by the coding sequence ATGGCACGACGTAGTTCAGTTGACGCTTTAGATAGGCTTTATTCAAGCTTACCCTATCTATTACCGATCGCATCAGTAGTTTTATTTGGAAGAGTATCTCTGTTTACACAAATCCCTATTTTAGAGACAATATTCTTCCCAATCCTCAAAATAGAAGAGATTTTATCCACTTCAATTATTGATTTTATTTCTATTCGTCTTGTTGTTTGGTTTAGTGTATTTATTTTTGTTGTTAGAAACTATAAAATCAAACATTTTATTCGTTTCAATTCTATCCAAGCTTTATTACTAGATATTATTGTTATCCTTATCACTGTGATAGTAAAACTTCTAGGGCAAATATCATTTTTATACTTTATATTGGAAATTATTTTAAATGTTACCTTCTTAGGAATAGTAGCAGCATTTTTATATTCAGTATTTCAATGTGCGATGGGAAAATATGCTGAGATTCCTGTAATATCTAACGCTGCTTACCAACAGACACCTTAA
- a CDS encoding prevent-host-death protein — MTNALQYICDSEGKTVSVVVPIAFWRELMAERETTYLLSSPTMKKRLLSARKRQDGISLESVCEKLGI, encoded by the coding sequence ATGACTAACGCATTACAATACATCTGTGATTCAGAAGGAAAAACAGTATCGGTAGTTGTCCCGATCGCCTTTTGGCGAGAACTAATGGCAGAAAGAGAAACCACCTATTTACTCAGCAGTCCAACTATGAAAAAAAGACTACTTTCAGCCAGAAAACGTCAAGATGGAATCTCTTTAGAATCAGTCTGTGAAAAACTTGGAATTTGA
- a CDS encoding sulfite exporter TauE/SafE family protein: MNVQYLLIFGAALLAGGINGIAGGGSFILFPVLMFVGIPPITANATNAIALLPGTLASAGAYRREFDQDKRSLIQVCILGVIGGLAGAILLLRTPSATFLQVLPYLLLTATLAFAFSNKMTLWVEQQQSRFAKLRELRTVFITILQLVVAVYGGFFGGGMGILFLATFALMGMTNIHRMNAYKVMLTSCINAVIVIPFVHAGVILWQEGAIAAIGASIGGYLSAYYVQKIAPIVVKRFVIGVGSAMTLYFFIKSWFA, encoded by the coding sequence ATGAATGTGCAATATTTACTGATTTTTGGGGCGGCGCTATTGGCGGGTGGGATCAATGGCATTGCTGGGGGAGGCAGTTTTATTTTGTTTCCTGTGCTCATGTTTGTTGGCATTCCGCCCATAACTGCGAATGCTACCAATGCGATCGCTTTGCTGCCAGGGACATTAGCCAGTGCGGGGGCCTATCGTCGCGAATTTGATCAAGATAAGCGATCGCTCATTCAAGTATGTATATTGGGGGTAATTGGGGGGCTAGCAGGAGCAATTTTGCTTCTCAGAACGCCATCGGCAACTTTTTTACAAGTTTTACCTTACCTATTATTGACAGCAACATTAGCTTTTGCCTTTAGCAATAAAATGACGCTATGGGTTGAGCAGCAGCAATCTCGATTTGCGAAGCTCCGAGAATTGCGAACAGTCTTCATTACGATCTTGCAATTAGTTGTGGCTGTGTATGGAGGCTTTTTTGGGGGCGGGATGGGAATTTTATTTTTGGCAACCTTTGCGCTGATGGGGATGACCAATATCCATCGCATGAATGCTTATAAGGTCATGCTCACCAGTTGTATCAATGCAGTAATCGTTATTCCTTTTGTCCACGCGGGGGTGATTCTTTGGCAGGAAGGGGCGATCGCAGCGATCGGTGCTTCTATTGGAGGTTATCTCAGTGCTTACTATGTTCAAAAGATTGCCCCCATAGTAGTAAAGCGCTTTGTGATTGGTGTTGGTTCCGCGATGACGCTGTACTTTTTTATTAAAAGTTGGTTTGCTTAA
- a CDS encoding magnesium chelatase subunit H produces MFTSVPPIATLSGRRIIPENLQGRVLMKLVYVVLEPQYQSAMSAAVKSINKNNPHLAIEVNGYLIEELRSPENYEAFKEDIAEADIFIASLIFIDDLATKIAQAVAPHRDRLSACVVFPSMPEVMRLNKMGSFSMENLGQSKSAIAQFMRKRKEKSGSSFQDSMLKVVQTLPKILKYMPMDKAQDARNFMLSFQYWLGGSTENLENFLLMLAQNYLPTVKARAKENGSAPLQIKDPVNYLDMGLWHPLAPKMFETTTDYLNWFNSRTDIPEEMKDPLAPCVGLLMARTHLVTGDDAHYVAMVQELESLGARVISVFNGGLDFSKAVEEYFYDPKQKDRAIVDSVVSLTGFALVGGPAKQDHPKAIEALEKLNRPYMVALPLVFQTTEEWQDSDLGLHPVQVALQVALPELDGGLDPIVLSGRDSMTGRSHAIGDRLETIANRAIKWANLRRKPRHEKKLAITIFSFPPDKGNIGTAAYLDVFSSIHKVAEALGNNGYDVQGLPKTSHDMMSEILHNPEAMVGSPELNVAYKMSVPEYEAHTPYVDRIIEQWGAAPGHLNSDGQNLLIYGKQYGNIFVGVQPTFGYEGDPMRLLFSKSASPHHGFVAYYTYLNHIWGADAVLHFGTHGSMEFMPGKQVGMSGECFPDSLIGALPNIYYYAVNNPSEATIAKRRGYATIISYITPAPENAGLSRNLQELSELIASYKDLRLGGRGVQITNTIMDKVRLVNLDKDVQLPDQDAKEMSLEERDNVIGQVYNKLMEIESRVLPCGLHVVGEPPKVEDVTDVLTSIASFDRPEDNMKSLLRIMCECIGRDIEQLYKSSDKGIYADVELLANIRAIANKSVGALVKAKADDDGRVSKLSVLNFFRMGKTEPWIEVFQENGYPNINKDDIKPLFEFLEFCLKQIVADNELGGLIRALEGDYILPSPGGDPIRNPLVLPTGKNMHALDPNSIPTSAAVQAAKTVVDRLLERQRQDNNGVYPETIAVVLWGTDNIKTYGESLAQVLCMIGVKPMPDALGRINRLELTPLAELGRPRVDVVVNCSGVFRDLFVNQMDLIDRAVRMAAEADEPLEMNFVRKHAIAQAEEFGLTISQAATRVFSNSSGSYSSNVNLAVENSTWENEEELQQMYLSRKSFAFGANVSNTQQRQLYEASLKTVDMTFQNLDSSEISLTDVSHYFDSDPTKLVGSLRKDGKKPASFVADTTTANAQVRTLTETVRLDTRTKILNPKWYEGMLKSGYEGVREISKRLVNTMGWSATAGAVDNWVYEDVNDVYVNDKEMCDRLKNLNPNSFRKIVGTLLEVNGRGYWETSEENLDRLRELYQELEDRIEGVE; encoded by the coding sequence ATGTTCACTTCTGTGCCACCGATCGCAACACTATCTGGTAGACGTATCATTCCCGAAAATCTACAGGGTCGGGTCTTAATGAAGTTGGTCTATGTAGTGCTTGAACCTCAATATCAGAGCGCTATGTCGGCGGCTGTAAAGTCAATCAACAAAAACAATCCTCATCTGGCGATCGAGGTAAATGGTTATTTAATCGAAGAGCTACGTAGTCCAGAAAATTACGAAGCCTTTAAAGAAGATATTGCGGAAGCCGATATTTTTATTGCCTCACTAATTTTTATAGACGATCTCGCCACGAAGATTGCCCAAGCAGTTGCCCCCCATCGCGATCGCCTATCCGCCTGTGTGGTATTCCCATCGATGCCTGAGGTGATGCGCCTTAATAAGATGGGTTCATTCAGTATGGAAAATCTGGGGCAGTCGAAAAGTGCGATCGCCCAGTTTATGCGGAAGCGTAAAGAGAAATCAGGTAGTTCTTTTCAAGACAGTATGCTCAAGGTCGTCCAGACCCTGCCTAAGATTCTTAAATATATGCCGATGGACAAGGCTCAGGATGCTCGCAACTTCATGTTGAGCTTTCAATATTGGCTAGGGGGATCAACGGAAAACCTTGAAAATTTCTTGTTGATGCTTGCCCAAAATTATCTGCCGACGGTCAAAGCGCGAGCAAAAGAAAATGGTTCCGCACCTTTACAAATTAAAGATCCTGTCAATTACTTAGACATGGGACTGTGGCATCCCCTTGCTCCCAAGATGTTTGAGACTACTACCGACTATTTAAACTGGTTTAACTCACGTACAGATATTCCTGAAGAAATGAAAGATCCCCTCGCGCCATGTGTGGGGCTTCTCATGGCAAGAACTCACCTTGTCACAGGCGATGACGCGCATTATGTGGCGATGGTACAAGAACTGGAGTCTCTTGGAGCAAGGGTGATTTCCGTATTTAATGGGGGCTTAGATTTCTCAAAAGCAGTTGAAGAATATTTCTATGATCCTAAGCAAAAGGATCGGGCGATCGTCGATAGCGTCGTTTCACTGACTGGTTTTGCATTAGTTGGGGGGCCTGCTAAACAAGATCATCCCAAAGCGATCGAAGCCCTCGAAAAGCTAAATCGTCCCTACATGGTGGCTTTACCCCTCGTTTTCCAAACTACTGAAGAATGGCAAGATAGCGATCTCGGATTGCATCCTGTGCAAGTAGCGCTACAGGTTGCGCTACCAGAACTCGATGGCGGACTCGATCCCATTGTGCTTTCGGGGCGCGATAGTATGACGGGAAGATCTCATGCGATCGGCGATCGCCTTGAAACCATCGCCAACCGTGCGATCAAATGGGCAAATCTGCGCCGCAAGCCTCGCCACGAGAAGAAACTAGCTATCACCATTTTCAGCTTTCCACCTGATAAGGGAAATATTGGCACGGCCGCTTACTTAGATGTATTCTCTTCCATTCACAAAGTTGCCGAAGCTCTTGGCAACAATGGCTATGATGTGCAAGGCTTGCCCAAGACATCCCACGATATGATGTCAGAAATTCTGCATAATCCTGAAGCCATGGTTGGCAGTCCTGAACTGAATGTTGCTTACAAGATGTCTGTGCCTGAGTATGAAGCCCATACTCCCTACGTCGATCGCATTATCGAGCAATGGGGAGCCGCCCCCGGACATCTCAATTCTGATGGTCAGAATCTGCTGATTTACGGTAAGCAATATGGAAACATCTTTGTAGGCGTACAGCCTACCTTTGGTTATGAAGGTGACCCCATGCGCTTGCTCTTTAGCAAATCCGCGTCACCCCACCACGGGTTTGTTGCTTACTATACCTATCTGAACCATATCTGGGGAGCCGATGCAGTCCTCCACTTCGGTACTCACGGTTCAATGGAATTCATGCCAGGTAAACAGGTGGGAATGTCGGGCGAATGTTTCCCTGATAGCTTGATTGGAGCTTTGCCGAATATCTATTATTACGCCGTTAACAATCCATCGGAAGCCACGATCGCTAAACGTCGCGGTTATGCCACGATTATCAGCTATATCACTCCTGCGCCCGAAAATGCAGGCTTGAGCCGTAACTTGCAAGAATTGAGTGAACTGATTGCGTCTTACAAGGATCTGCGCCTCGGTGGTCGTGGTGTGCAAATTACCAATACGATCATGGACAAGGTACGCTTGGTCAATCTAGATAAGGATGTGCAGCTTCCTGACCAAGATGCCAAGGAAATGTCCCTTGAAGAGCGCGATAACGTCATCGGTCAGGTTTATAACAAGCTGATGGAAATCGAGTCTCGCGTTCTGCCCTGTGGCTTGCACGTTGTTGGCGAACCTCCAAAGGTTGAAGATGTCACCGATGTATTGACAAGCATTGCCAGCTTCGATCGCCCCGAAGACAACATGAAGTCTTTACTTCGGATCATGTGTGAATGTATTGGACGCGATATCGAACAGCTATACAAATCCAGTGACAAAGGTATTTACGCCGATGTGGAACTTTTGGCTAACATTCGCGCGATCGCCAATAAATCCGTAGGTGCATTGGTCAAAGCGAAGGCTGATGACGATGGCAGAGTTTCTAAACTCTCAGTGCTGAACTTCTTTAGAATGGGTAAAACCGAGCCTTGGATTGAAGTTTTCCAAGAGAATGGCTATCCCAATATCAATAAAGATGACATCAAACCTCTATTTGAGTTTTTAGAGTTCTGTCTCAAACAAATCGTCGCTGATAACGAACTTGGTGGTCTAATTCGCGCCCTCGAAGGTGACTATATTCTGCCTAGCCCCGGTGGTGACCCCATTCGTAATCCCTTGGTGCTACCTACTGGCAAGAATATGCACGCTCTCGATCCTAACTCGATCCCTACGAGTGCAGCAGTACAAGCCGCGAAAACCGTAGTCGATCGCCTCTTAGAACGGCAACGTCAAGATAACAATGGCGTTTATCCCGAAACGATCGCTGTCGTGCTCTGGGGAACTGACAACATCAAGACCTATGGCGAATCCCTCGCTCAAGTTCTCTGCATGATCGGCGTGAAGCCCATGCCCGATGCCCTAGGTCGCATCAATCGGTTGGAACTAACTCCTCTCGCAGAACTAGGCAGACCTCGCGTTGATGTGGTTGTTAACTGCTCTGGCGTATTCCGTGATTTGTTTGTGAATCAAATGGACTTAATCGATCGCGCTGTGCGTATGGCAGCCGAAGCCGATGAGCCTTTGGAAATGAACTTTGTCCGCAAACACGCGATCGCCCAAGCCGAAGAGTTTGGTTTAACCATCAGTCAAGCCGCAACTCGCGTCTTCAGTAACTCATCGGGTTCCTATTCCTCTAACGTCAACCTTGCTGTGGAAAACAGCACATGGGAAAACGAAGAAGAATTGCAGCAGATGTACTTATCGCGCAAGTCCTTCGCCTTTGGTGCGAATGTCAGCAACACTCAACAGCGTCAGCTTTACGAAGCCTCACTGAAGACCGTTGACATGACCTTCCAAAACTTGGACTCGTCAGAAATCAGTCTCACCGATGTATCTCACTACTTCGACTCTGACCCCACCAAGCTCGTTGGCAGTCTCCGCAAAGATGGCAAAAAACCAGCTTCCTTTGTCGCTGACACCACTACTGCAAACGCTCAAGTCCGCACTCTGACCGAGACAGTTCGCCTCGATACCCGTACCAAGATTCTCAATCCCAAGTGGTATGAGGGAATGCTCAAGAGTGGTTACGAAGGTGTGCGCGAAATCTCGAAGCGCCTTGTCAACACAATGGGCTGGTCAGCAACGGCTGGCGCAGTGGATAACTGGGTTTACGAAGATGTCAATGATGTCTATGTGAACGATAAAGAGATGTGCGATCGGCTCAAAAATCTCAATCCCAATTCGTTCCGTAAGATTGTTGGTACTCTTCTAGAAGTCAATGGTCGCGGCTATTGGGAAACCAGTGAAGAGAATCTGGATAGATTGCGTGAGCTATATCAAGAACTCGAAGACCGCATTGAAGGTGTAGAGTAA
- the prmC gene encoding peptide chain release factor N(5)-glutamine methyltransferase, with amino-acid sequence MTFWAWYDRSFLSAKQYDVPVYELDWLVLRLTCLDKLDLRLRSPNISQKITPELLTKLDQLWQKRLSDRVPVQYLTGSVTWRNLELQVSPAVLIPRPETELIIDIIAENCQDPIYQNGIWVDLGTGSGAIAIALAQQFPQAEIHAVDCSQAALEIAKINASKNYQQIHFHHGSWFEPLAKLNLQNQIAGVISNPPYIPSIEVLNLQPEVTNHEPHLALDGGEDGLVAIRELVNTAPQYLILGGFWIVELMAGQAEIVRSLLQANGSYTNIQIHQDYAAIERFVSANKK; translated from the coding sequence ATGACTTTTTGGGCGTGGTACGATCGCAGTTTTTTATCAGCAAAACAATATGATGTACCTGTATATGAGCTTGATTGGCTAGTTTTACGGCTAACTTGCTTAGACAAATTGGACTTAAGATTACGATCGCCTAATATCTCGCAAAAAATTACACCTGAATTATTAACTAAACTCGATCAACTTTGGCAAAAAAGATTAAGCGATCGCGTTCCTGTACAGTACCTAACAGGATCAGTAACATGGCGCAATTTAGAATTGCAGGTTTCTCCTGCCGTATTAATTCCGCGTCCTGAAACCGAATTAATAATTGATATTATTGCTGAGAATTGCCAAGATCCTATTTATCAAAATGGTATTTGGGTAGATTTAGGGACTGGTAGCGGCGCGATCGCGATCGCTTTAGCACAGCAATTTCCGCAAGCAGAAATTCATGCAGTTGATTGCAGTCAAGCTGCTTTAGAAATCGCCAAAATTAATGCTAGTAAGAATTATCAGCAAATCCATTTTCATCACGGCAGTTGGTTTGAGCCATTAGCTAAATTAAATTTACAAAACCAAATTGCGGGAGTTATTTCAAATCCGCCTTATATACCTAGTATTGAAGTTTTAAATTTGCAACCAGAAGTAACCAATCATGAGCCACATTTAGCTCTAGATGGTGGTGAAGATGGACTTGTGGCAATTCGGGAGTTAGTTAATACTGCACCACAATATTTAATTTTAGGCGGATTTTGGATTGTGGAACTAATGGCGGGACAAGCAGAAATAGTGCGATCGCTGTTACAGGCAAATGGCAGCTATACCAATATCCAAATACACCAAGATTACGCAGCGATCGAGCGCTTTGTATCAGCAAATAAAAAATAG
- a CDS encoding protein tyrosine phosphatase family protein, which produces MKTQSILSNIVLYGRSVWQIVRSRLSPKKGIEDILNYRYISDKLATSGQPTATELTLISQAGYKTILNLAPPNASNALPEEQVIATSLGMNYINIPVVWDHPTMADFNQFCDVMDNHKDKPIFVHCAMNMRVSAFMYLYRHLKMGVPASEAYSAMKTVWEPNVIWQKFIENAIASNYSNFRASESQENF; this is translated from the coding sequence ATGAAAACACAAAGTATTCTGTCTAACATCGTTCTATATGGTCGCTCGGTATGGCAGATAGTGCGATCGCGTCTTAGTCCTAAAAAAGGAATTGAGGATATCCTAAACTACCGATATATCTCGGACAAGTTAGCTACAAGTGGTCAACCAACCGCCACAGAACTGACTTTAATTAGTCAAGCAGGATATAAGACTATTCTCAATTTAGCACCGCCAAATGCTTCTAATGCTCTGCCAGAGGAACAAGTGATCGCAACTAGTTTGGGAATGAATTACATTAACATCCCCGTAGTTTGGGATCATCCGACCATGGCAGACTTTAATCAGTTTTGCGATGTGATGGACAATCACAAAGACAAACCGATTTTTGTTCATTGTGCGATGAATATGCGCGTATCTGCATTTATGTATCTCTATCGTCATTTGAAGATGGGAGTCCCTGCGTCAGAAGCATATTCAGCCATGAAAACTGTCTGGGAACCCAATGTTATTTGGCAGAAGTTTATTGAAAATGCGATCGCCTCTAATTACAGTAACTTCCGAGCAAGCGAATCTCAAGAAAATTTTTAA
- a CDS encoding Tic20 family protein, which yields MTWQQSVTPLHRFYSCLPYLLPISAGVIYGATLFQQFPILVLPFFPFIWLYGNVLAFPLVPVLGLTGEFFLFMGLFFLVVRDARVPHFVRFNTMQALLMQIVLFIAQLVFQVVQQLSSNGLPSVISATIANTIFIGTTLIAGYAIYQSVKGEYSDIPTLSQAASFQCEL from the coding sequence ATGACATGGCAGCAATCTGTAACACCTCTGCACCGCTTTTATAGTTGCTTGCCTTACCTACTGCCCATATCGGCGGGTGTAATCTATGGGGCGACCTTGTTTCAGCAATTCCCAATTCTCGTACTTCCCTTTTTCCCGTTTATTTGGCTGTATGGAAATGTTTTAGCATTTCCTCTAGTACCTGTGCTTGGGTTGACAGGCGAATTTTTCCTGTTTATGGGGTTATTCTTTTTGGTGGTGAGAGATGCTCGTGTTCCTCATTTTGTTCGATTCAACACAATGCAAGCTTTGCTAATGCAAATAGTATTATTTATTGCTCAACTTGTATTTCAAGTAGTCCAACAGTTGTCTAGCAATGGATTGCCATCTGTGATCAGCGCCACCATCGCCAATACCATTTTTATTGGTACAACTCTAATAGCTGGCTATGCCATTTATCAAAGTGTCAAAGGTGAATATTCTGACATTCCTACTCTTTCACAAGCAGCCTCATTTCAGTGCGAGTTATAA